The Chroicocephalus ridibundus chromosome 3, bChrRid1.1, whole genome shotgun sequence genome includes the window ctgccttctgcctccattctggtttgtttttcttttctgcatttcttctcaGTTCTTTAATTCCCTTAATTGGGTTAACCAGATAGTTATTCAAAGCTGTGCATCTAGAGTTTTCGTACATCTGCTGCAGATTCGGTGCTTTGCTAATGAGGTAGAGCTCATCAGCTGAACTGAGGGTCTGAGCCCATGAACATGACTGAGGGCAGCTTCTTGATTAGAAGTTGTCTGATCTGCCAAGTATAAACAAatgcctttaaataaaaaaaccttaatttgaACCGGAGCCTGAACTTTTTTGACCTAACAGGTGTTTTGCTTACAccttttcccaaagcaaagaTGATTATCGGGCAAATCTTTGTTTCTGCAGACAGGCAGTCTTCACaccaattattttttcagtgggCGACGTGACACAGCTCTGCGTCATACAGAATTTGGCTTTTCTATTCTTGCTTGTCGAGGTGGGCTTGCAAAAGGAGAAGACATCTTGACTTTTGCCCAGGAGTGCACGTGGATGTCAGTGCCAGGGAGCTTTCGGGGGGGTGGAAGAGCAAGGGgcaaggctgggaggaggagcagcagactcccagccgcctccagcgGCACCACGTTTGCTGCCAGCAACCGACTCAGCTGAGCTTTCCATACGTCCCAGGAGCACGAAACCTGGCTCCCACGAGGCAGGCACACACACGGCATTAAAGCATTCACAAACACAAGGCGAGATCCCTTCCGCCGGGGAGCCCCGGCATCCCCAGCCCTGTGGTCAGGCTGGCAGGATGCTCGCAGGGATGCGTGTATCCCAAAAGGCAGGATTCGGAGGACAAACGGCAATATTTGTGCAGGCAGCCTTGCGGCACACCCGCACCGGTTGGGACGTATGACTCCTGGCAGTCTGAAAGTCCAACGCAGAGTGGCACTTTGTCCCAATGGGCTGGGCTCACCTCCCCTGTGCCTGCCAAGAGGCCGCCAGtgccgcggctgccccgcggcaTCCCAGCATCTCTTTCTCCAGCAGCCGGCGCGCTGTGGATGCGCTGCCCCGGAGCACGGCCGGCGGCGGTGTCACGGCCCCTCGTTCGTCCGATGCTACAGGCCTAGATGACGCCCCGCCGCAAACATCCCTGCAAACTCCCTCTGCTCGCGTTCGACCCAAAGACAGGCCACCAAAACAGATGACGTGCCACGGGTAGGTCTTTTACATGTTTGCAGAAAATTTTCTTGTGTTCTTCAGCTGTGAGTGATTAGtgagatgaaaaacaaacaaacaaaaaaataaataaataacttagCATGGCAAGCAACAAGCTTGTGTGACAGATTTATGGGATAAAGCAATATTGCCAGACATCACTTGGGaataaaagcctaaaaaaaaaaggacctttttTCACACTGGTTTGCTTCATAATTAGTTCCAAACTTCAGAGTGACCACAGCTGCCAAGAACGATTGCTTATGTTTAATTTAGAGTAACTCATATGTCTTTCAgataaattaaagcaaagccAAACCGGGGATTTTGGAAACCGCTGAAAATAAGGGGAACTCTGGAGTGTTTAATAATTACTTCCTCATAAGACATGCCCAAGAGGAAGAGAGATGCTCTTCAGTCATGGAGCTGCTCTCGTAAGCATGAGGGGGATCACGCTTTCCTCCCTCTGCTTACTGGTGCACCTGCTTCAGGATGAGACAGCCAGTAAGTAAAggctttctgctctttcttttcctatggggggagggggtgctgggTCTGTTTTGAGTCTCTGGATGAGTCAAGAAATCTCTGAATCTTTTGGTGGGTTTCAAAAGTCCTGTCGTTTCCAAATTAGTCTGTAATCTTGTCTTTGAAGTTTCTGAAATGCAGCTAAAAGAAGCATGCTGCCCATTAAATTTATTCATAGCTGTGTTATCAGTTTCAGTTCAACTAATACAAGTCTTACCTGATTCTGTGATAAGCCAGGGGTAAAGCTGCAGTAATAGTGAGTCACCTGGGTCACAAAACTCAGAAAATTGTTAGGATTTGGATGCTTCAGAGAGGTTGTTAACTGATTCTGTCATCTGTAACCATTGCAGTTTGAAAACAGATTATCTTGAAAATTGCCAGGCAGCTTTATCCAGAAGTTCCGATTGGAAAGGAGGGAATCTCGGGTTATATTTTATTAGGCAAGAGCTGATAAACATGGTTGTGGCAACTGTTAAAACAGCTATAATCCCTGCAGGTTAAAGTTGAGATGTGGAGGAAAGAGCACTCAAGTTTAAATACTGATGTGGTTGCTTACTGCAGGCTCTGTGAACTGATCCGAAGGGTTTGTTTCCTGGGATGTCCATCAGGCATCTTTCACCACAGTAAACTCactaaggaaaaatgaaagaaaaaaaaacaaacaacaaaacaaaacccaaaaccaaaccacataaAAGTGTTCCTTTCATAATACTAAGCGTGTTTGTTCTGTAACTACTAGATCTGGGAAGTTTTGAACATGAGATccagaaaatttaatttccctGCAGTCTGCTAGTCATAAAAACAAATGAGCTGTAGCAatactgcccccccccccccccccccccccgatttaaGTACAGCGGAGCATGTCTGTGACAAACACGTTATGTTATCAGTCCTTATTATTTGCAGCGATTTTAGTTTTGGAAAACCCAGACCTGCAAGCTTCGATTAAGCCACAGAAGGTAGAGTTCCGTTCGTTAAACTTCAACAACACTTTGCATTGGCAGCCTGGGAGAGCCAGAGAGGCGAGAGACACGGTTTACTTTGTGCAGTATAAAGTGTAAGTACCAGGGGAACTCCAGGCTCCCGCTGGGCTGGGGCCCATCCCTGCATGTGAGAGGGATTTCTCGGCTGACAGGGGATGTTGTCACCACGGCTGGGCAACTGCCACGTCCTGCTCGGCTGCCAGCTCTGGGTTGTTTCTGCACTTCTCAATAGCCCATAAGGGGCAGCTGAGGCAGCCGGAGGCAGGCAGGGAACAAGCACCTCCAGCAAGACCTTCTGCACCCTCACTGCACCGTAGAGTTGCAGAAAAATGTAGTTTGCCGGGGACTTCTGGAGGCCACCGGGTCCAACCGCCTGCCTGAAGCAGGTCTAGCTAGGTCAGCTGCTTCTGCAATAGGGCATTGAAGGTGATTCAGTGTCCCACTTTGCCCACAGCAGTGCTGCAGGGTGCTTCACGCGGCAAGCTTGAGGCAGCGCTAGGGGCTGGTCCTCGGAGGAGGTATGCTCCTGTCCCTGGTGAGCACCTGAAATCACCTTTAGGAAATTATTTGGTGGAAAACAGAGTTCTGCCCATCATTAAATGCGCTGGCTAAGCCAAAGCCTCTCCTGAGGGGCAAGTGTGCAGTGGCTTCctacagggatggtgacccaTGTTTCTTTCACTTTGGGTTTctttcagaaaagacagaaacCCGTAGCTCCCAAACGCCCATGAAATAAATCTTCCCCACCATCAAGTTGAAGAAGACAGTTAATTTCCATGGCAAAACGCCTGTCAGTACCGCTGAGTtaaaaaggaaggttaaaaatCTGTAGAGAACCGGTTGGCAATAGCTAAAGCTTacatccttcctcctctttctccataGGTATGGGCAGAGCACATGGCAAAACAAAGATGACTGCTGGGGGATTCGAAACCACGTCTGTGACCTAACAAATGAGACCTCTGACATTCAAGAGCCTTATTATGGCAGAGTGAAAGCCGCGTCAGCTGGTGTCTATTCCGACTGGAGCCTCAGCTGCAGATTCACTCCCTGGCGAGAAAGTAGGTACCAACATATGGGTCTGTCTGAGAAAGAAATTGGATTTTCTGTGGTGTGGAATACATCATTTTCGCTCACAATTTGCAAACATGAGTAATCCTTTTCTAGCTACAAAGCTGTACCAAAAGAAGTTGCGAGTCAATAGCTCTCATGCAAAGGGTTGTGATAAAATACTTTTCCCCACACTTGGTTGCCAACCAATTATGGATAAGTAGCCGCTTATCTCTTTAGAGGATCAGAAATGATCGGCTCCCTTTAAGGACCCCAAAGCATGGaactataaaaattattttcagccgGTTTTGGTGCTGCTGGAAGGACTGGGCACAAggtggaaaagaaggaaacatcCTCTGCTTGAggggaacagggagaagagaactgAGAGCCGTGTGGCCACCAATCTTCTCACATTTATGTGTTTTCCTGACTGCAATGTAATTAGATGGGACATAAGCAAAACTTTTAGTTAGTAGAGTCATTATAATGCCATAGTATGTCAGAAATTGTAGGACTGTCAGAACACTGAGCAGTACCAGTGTACCTACCAGCAAATTCCCCGTAAATTAACCAGTTTTCCCTCACCGGTCAATGCAAAATTGAATTGTGAGCGTCAGTGCAGGTCACTTCACAGCCCTGAGGTGCAAACTACCTTGAGCCTCTTGTACAGAAGAAACCAGAAGCTTTGACATAAAGCAGcactttgcagcagcagcagcagcccgtCTTGCCCTGTGCCACCTCGTCCTCCTGGAGAGACACACGGGGCAGCTGCTGCCTAGTTTGGACCCATAGCTGGGTTTAACCAAGCGGACTGCAAAAAATTTTGAAAGTAAGGATTGAAGCTGCATCCTTGACGTGACTGAAAAGGGTTCAAATAGCTGTTTTATGCAGTCCAAGCACACAGATAAACacgggaaaagaaaagaaaatcagggcAAAGAATCCCAAGCATTTTGCTTGACCAGCCTGCAGTCAGCAACGTGCAGCTCTGAGAGATATCGAAGAGTTTGGCTCAAAAATAGATTTACAAACATGGGGAACGTCACCCCCAAAATGTCCCGAGCAATAACCACCAAGAAGTAAGGATTTACAAAGTGGCACTTCAACAGTAAATACAGCATAATATAATGTTAGTAACAAGAACAATAAATCATTGAAAGAATTCAAACTGTGGTCTGTGAAACATTATCAACAAACTGTGATTTTTTCATGGCTTTGATGTTTTTCCTTAGCTATGATAGGACCTCCGACGGTAACTGTGGTTCATAACGACACATCCATAATACTAAAGCTCCAGGCTCCACGTTCTCCTTATaaaaggaagagaggcagcaAGATACCAATGACAAATTATTATGATCTGCTATATCAAGTCTTCATAATTAACAACTTGCTAGACGAGGTAAGTGCATATTCAAGTATAAATCCTTTACTATTGAAAAGCCAGGAAAGTATGGGCACATCATTCTTGTTTTACAGTTGAAATAGTCTTCTGGGATTGTGGTGGCATCGACGACTGCGTaagtatttgaaaacaaagtaGGCTTGTTTTTCAGGAATTGAATTTGATTGAATCAAGTTGCAATTCCTGCCCTTATTCTTTCCCATCAACTTAGTATTTTATACTCTAAggcctagattaaaaaaaaaaaaaaaaacagactgggACAGGAGCGGAATTTCAGGgggaattttctttaaaaatcataaataaattattaatgttATTGACTTCGTGCAAGTCCACGTGCTGCTCTGTGTCCTCCAGCCTTATCAAACTTGAGTCACAGCCACACTTGCTAGGGCAATGTGCTTGACTGGCTGTTTTTACTCCATTCTGAAGCAACACAGAGTCCTGGTGTACGAAGGAAAAGACAAGGTTATTAAAATAGAAGATTTGAGGCCCGGGGTCAGCTACTGCATTGTGGCTAAAACGTACGTGCCGATGCTGGACCGCAGCAGCGCCTACAGCAGCAGGCAGTGCACCGTGCTGCAGTGACAGGGCTGGCACCTCCCCAACAGGTAAGTCACCAGCTCAAACTGGAGATAACTCTGGAAGTCAAGAGCTATCCCCTCACCAAAGGCAGATACtctccaaaaggagaaaaaaaaaaggtgtggcATAAAACCAGACATCCCATACGACAATATTAGCCAGAGGTCTTACATCATCTCAGCTAGTTTCACACCAGCTGAGAATGATACAGCCAAGGATATTAGAGGAAGAGTATGGATAATTATTTACATGCTGGCATGGTCCTCAGAAacacctccctcttccctttctttaaACAGTTATACATAGTATTGCTTTCAGCAGTTTTTATTGCTGTCAAGAAATAATTAACTAGGCAGATGAGCGACCTCCAACTTTACTAACATGCAATTCTGCTGCAAGCTCTGCAGTTCTGTTCAGGGATTTATCTGATGTATTGAATTCAAATGGGCCTGTCCTCTTTTCATGGCCGTTATTCAGGTGTAATGTGAAATCAGTTATCAAATTTCGTGGGTTTCCATAGGCCAAAATGCAAGAGTTACCTCAATTACCTGGtctgaaaaatctgttttgtttactTACGTCAATCACTAGCCGATCTTCACATATCATATGCCTAGCAGAGAGATTTACTATCGATCCTGCCTTGCAGGTGCCAAGGCACGGAGTGTTTAAAGACCTAAGCCAAAGCTGACTTCAGTGTCGTTAGCCTTAGCAAGCTCAGATTTAGGTCCTTTCTAGGGGTAATGGGAAAACTGGAAAAGCATCAAAGTTTGAACCTGTGCTTCTGTTCTTAGCTTGGTGCTCTAACtgtaaaagattttctttcttctgcttcataATATGATGCGTTGGTCTCTCTTGAGAATTGGTCAGTGGGTTTAGGCTAAGGATTGAGATGGTTTCTTGGtgattttcctgcatttttgcttgctttcccaGTACTGTAAAAAGCTGGAAGCTCAGGTTATAGCTAGACTGCTGAACAACCTGCAGAGGTACAGGAGGGATGCAGGCAAATGGCATGAGTTGCATTTTCAGCTAAATTGAATACCGTCTGCCTTAAACGTGCACTCTGGTGGcaattctctttctcttcccagttACAGGAATAGCGGTGGAAGATGCCTCCCATCACAGATTCAGCTGTAAATCGACATATGTGGTTTACACCTGGAATGCATACTTggatgctttttaaatgaaactttgcTGCATTCAATTATCAGATTCATCATAATCATTTTAGGCTACAAAGGCCAAGGATACTTTGTATGTCCtatattacaatttaaaatgGTATATATTTGCATTTAGAAAGCAAATAGTCATGTGCTGtaatacaaaagaaagcaaaaagctctTGTGAAAATACCCTTATGATTGTTTCTAGGGGACTTCTATTTTAAGCCTTggaattaaaatacaatttataaaatagatgtttcagatattttatttcttctacaaCAAAGGTtgcaacagaagatgaaaaaagcGTCCTCTCTTTAAAATAAGAACTGTATAGCGTGCATACTCCACACTCCCAATGCCTTCATAGTGCCCTCAACATAACGTTTCTGATAGTGAAACCAGTATATTATTAGGCAGGAGCTCgtttaaactgaaacagaaaagatgCTGGCTTTCAGTCAATGACAGACAGTTAAATGGAAAAGATCTCTATTGCAACCATTTCACAGTAAATGACTAATGGATGCTGGCCATCCCCTGGGGTTTCTAATGATTTTACTCCTACAAGTCTTCATCTCATAAGTGAAAAGATTTCCCGGGCAAGGTCTGAGTATATATACACTAAGGCACCCCAAAATGGAGAGGTAGAGTGGCTTTTCTACATCTGCAAGTTCTGTAACTAATCAGAATCTTAATACTTAACTGCATTCTGTTATTGCATATTAAACGAGAGGAGGTAAGAGTGGGCCAGACACAGGAGGGCAAAGAAAGCCCTGGGGAAAATGGAGCTCCCTGCTACATGATCACTATCCACTTTTCCCTTAATTCACATACACAAAGGCGGATCGGTTCAGTTTAAATAACAGACCTTGAGTTCACTTAAGCcacatagaaacatagaatcacagaatcatttaggttggaaaagaccgttgggatcatcgagtccaaccatcaactccactctacaaagttctcgcttacaccatatcccttaacaccacatctaaacgagtcttaaacacatccagggatggtgactccaccacctccctgggcagcctattccagtgtctgaccactctttctgtgaagaattttttcctaatgttcagcctaaacctaccctgctgcagcttgaacccattccctcttgttctatcactaattacctgtgagaagagaccagcaccaacctcgcta containing:
- the IL22RA2 gene encoding interleukin-22 receptor subunit alpha-2 isoform X1, which translates into the protein MLFSHGAALVSMRGITLSSLCLLVHLLQDETATILVLENPDLQASIKPQKVEFRSLNFNNTLHWQPGRAREARDTVYFVQYKVYGQSTWQNKDDCWGIRNHVCDLTNETSDIQEPYYGRVKAASAGVYSDWSLSCRFTPWRETMIGPPTVTVVHNDTSIILKLQAPRSPYKRKRGSKIPMTNYYDLLYQVFIINNLLDEQHRVLVYEGKDKVIKIEDLRPGVSYCIVAKTYVPMLDRSSAYSSRQCTVLQ
- the IL22RA2 gene encoding interleukin-22 receptor subunit alpha-2 isoform X2, which codes for MLFSHGAALVSMRGITLSSLCLLVHLLQDETAILENPDLQASIKPQKVEFRSLNFNNTLHWQPGRAREARDTVYFVQYKVYGQSTWQNKDDCWGIRNHVCDLTNETSDIQEPYYGRVKAASAGVYSDWSLSCRFTPWRETMIGPPTVTVVHNDTSIILKLQAPRSPYKRKRGSKIPMTNYYDLLYQVFIINNLLDEQHRVLVYEGKDKVIKIEDLRPGVSYCIVAKTYVPMLDRSSAYSSRQCTVLQ